In Nomascus leucogenys isolate Asia chromosome 8, Asia_NLE_v1, whole genome shotgun sequence, a single genomic region encodes these proteins:
- the FUBP3 gene encoding far upstream element-binding protein 3 isoform X5, which translates to MVGFIIGRGGEQISRIQAESGCKIQIASESSGIPERPCVLTGTPESIEQAKRLLGQIVDRCRNGPGFHNDIDSNSTIQEILIPASKVGLVIGRGGETIKQLQERTGVKMVMIQDGPLPTGADKPLRITGDAFKVQQAREMVLEIIREKEQADFRGVRGDFTSRMGGGSIEVSVPRFAVGIVIGRNGEMIKKIQNDAGVRIQFKPDDGISPERAAQVMGPPDRCQHAAHIISELILTAQERDGFGGLAAARGRGRGRGDWSVGAPGGVQEITYTVPADKCGLVIGKGGENIKSINQQSGAHVELQRNPPPNSDPNLRRFTIRGVPQQIEVARQLIDEKVGGTNLGAPGAFGQSPFSQPPAPPHQNTFPPRSSGCFPNMAAKVNGNPHSTPVSGPPAFLTQGWGSTYQAWQQPTQQVPSQQSQPQSSQPNYSKAWEDYYKKQSHAASAAPQASSPPDYTMAWAEYYRQQVAFYGQTLGQAQAHSQEQ; encoded by the exons ACAAGCCAAACGGCTCCTGGGACAGATTGTGGACCGCTGTCGAAATGGACCTGGCTTTCATAATGACATAGACAGCAACAGCACAATCCAGGAGATTCTCATTCCCGCATCTAAAGTGGGTCTGGTCATCGGCAGAGGAGGGGAAACAATCAAGCAGTTGCAG GAGCGGACAGGGGTGAAGATGGTCATGATCCAGGATGGCCCATTGCCCACGGGAGCAGACAAGCCTCTTCGTATCACTGGAGACGCATTTAAAGTACAG CAAGCAAGAGAAATGGTACTAGAGATTATCCGAGAAAAAGAGCAAGCTGACTTTCGGGGTGTACGCGGCGATTTCACCTCTCGGATGGGAGGAGGCAGTATAGAG GTATCTGTGCCAAGGTTTGCTGTGGGGATTGTAATAGGAAGAAACGGGGAAATGATCAAAAAGATCCAGAATGATGCTGGTGTGAGGATTCAGTTTAAACCAG ACGATGGGATTAGTCCAGAAAGAGCTGCCCAGGTCATGGGCCCTCCGGATCGGTGTCAGCATGCAGCGCATATCATCAGCGAGCTGATTCTTACAGCCCAG GAAAGAGACGGCTTTGGAGGCCTGGCAGCAGCCAGAGGAAGAGGTCGTGGCCGTGGTGACTGGAGTGTGGGAGCCCCTGGTGGCGTCCAGGAGATAACATACACAGTGCCAGCCGATAAGTGTGGCCTCGTCATAGGCAAAG GGGGTGAGAACATCAAAAGCATCAACCAGCAGTCAGGGGCGCATGTGGAGCTTCAGAGGAACCCCCCTCCCAACAGCGACCCCAACCTGCGGAGATTCACCATCAGGGGGGTTCCCCAGCAGATCGAGGTGGCCAGGCAGCTCATAGATGAGAAAGTTGGC GGGACCAATCTCGGAGCACCTGGAGCCTTCGGACAGAGTCCATTCAGCCAGCCGCCCGCCCCACCTCATCAAAA TACCTTTCCTCCAAGGAGCTCCGGGTGCTTCCCAAACATGGCTGCCAAGGTGAACGGGAACCCCCACAGCACCCCCGTGAG TGGTCCTCCGGCCTTTCTGACCCAGGGCTGGGGCAGCACCTACCAGGCGTGGCAGCAGCCCACACAGCAGGTCCCAA GCCAGCAGAGCCAGCCGCAGAGCAGCCAGCCCAACTACAGCAAGGCCTGGGAAGACTATTACAAAAAACAGA GTCACGCCGCCAGCGCTGCTCCTCAGGCCAGCTCCCCACCGGACTACACAATGGCCTGGGCAGAATATTACAGACAGCAGGTCGCTTTCTACGGACAGACGCTAGGGCAGGCGCAGGCCCACAGCCAG GAGCAGTAG